One stretch of Flavobacterium sp. 9 DNA includes these proteins:
- a CDS encoding valine--tRNA ligase → MSIPAQFDAKTIENKWYDYWMKNNYFHSEPDHRTPYTIVIPPPNVTGVLHMGHMLNNTIQDVLIRRARLKGFNACWVPGTDHASIATEAKVVAKLKAEGINKNDLTREEFLAHAWEWTDKYGGVILDQLKKLGASCDWERTKFTMDPDMSASVIKSFVDLYNKGLIYRGYRMVNWDPEAKTTLSDEEVIYEEQQGKLFFLKYKIEGTEEFLTIATTRPETIFGDTAICINPNDERFTHLKGKKAIVPICGRVIPIIEDEYVDVEFGTGCLKVTPAHDMNDKTLGEKHNLEIVDIFNEDATLNSFGLHYQGKDRFVVRTEIAKELEEIGALAKTEIHLNKVGTSERTKAVIEPRLSDQWFLKMEDLVKPAIQSVLVDGDIKLHPKRFENTYAHWLNNIRDWNISRQLWWGQQIPAYYYGDGKEDFVVAENIEDALKLAQERTSNNSLQTSDLKQDVDALDTWFSSWLWPMSVFGGIMDPESADYKYYYPTNDLVTGPDILFFWVARMIIAGYEYAGEKPFTNVYLTGLVRDKQRRKMSKSLGNSPDPLDLIEKFGADGVRVGLLLSASAGNDIMFDEELCNQGKAFSNKIWNAFKLIKGWEVSETIAQPESSKVAIEWYEAKLQQTLVDIEDNFEKYRISDSLMAIYKLVWDDFCSWFLEMIKPAYQQPIDKATFDKAIEMLESNLKLLHPFMPFLTEEIWHLIADRTPEEALIVSTWPELRPFNASLISDFESTIEVISGIRTIRKDKNIPFKDAIELKAINSENITTYFDTIVTKLGNISAFEYVSAKVDGALSFRVKSNEYFIPISGNINVKEEITKLTAELVYTQGFLKSVQAKLSNEKFVAGAPEKVLANEKQKEADALAKIATIEQSISGLK, encoded by the coding sequence ATGAGTATTCCAGCACAATTTGACGCTAAAACGATCGAGAATAAATGGTATGATTACTGGATGAAAAACAATTATTTTCATTCAGAACCAGATCATAGAACACCTTATACAATTGTAATTCCGCCGCCAAACGTCACAGGAGTTTTGCACATGGGACATATGTTGAATAATACAATTCAGGATGTTTTGATTCGTAGAGCACGTCTTAAAGGTTTCAATGCTTGTTGGGTTCCGGGAACGGATCACGCATCGATTGCAACCGAAGCAAAAGTTGTAGCGAAATTAAAAGCGGAAGGAATCAACAAAAATGATTTAACCCGCGAAGAATTTTTAGCGCACGCTTGGGAATGGACAGATAAATATGGCGGAGTAATTCTTGATCAGCTTAAAAAGCTTGGAGCTTCTTGCGATTGGGAAAGAACCAAATTTACGATGGATCCTGATATGTCAGCTTCTGTAATTAAATCGTTTGTTGATTTATATAACAAAGGATTGATTTATAGAGGTTACCGAATGGTAAACTGGGATCCTGAAGCAAAAACAACTCTTTCTGATGAAGAAGTTATTTATGAAGAACAACAAGGAAAATTATTTTTCCTGAAATATAAAATCGAAGGAACTGAGGAATTTTTGACCATTGCTACAACTCGTCCCGAAACTATTTTTGGAGATACGGCAATTTGTATTAATCCAAATGATGAGCGTTTTACACATTTAAAAGGTAAAAAAGCAATTGTTCCTATTTGTGGTCGCGTAATTCCGATTATCGAAGACGAATATGTAGATGTAGAATTCGGAACCGGATGTTTAAAAGTGACTCCGGCGCACGATATGAACGATAAAACGTTAGGAGAAAAGCATAATCTTGAAATCGTTGATATCTTTAATGAAGATGCTACATTAAACAGCTTCGGATTGCATTATCAAGGAAAAGATCGTTTTGTGGTTCGTACCGAAATTGCAAAAGAATTAGAAGAAATTGGAGCTTTGGCGAAGACCGAAATCCATTTGAATAAAGTTGGAACATCAGAAAGAACTAAAGCGGTAATCGAACCAAGATTATCAGATCAATGGTTCTTGAAAATGGAAGATTTAGTAAAACCGGCAATCCAATCTGTTTTGGTTGATGGAGATATTAAACTACACCCAAAACGTTTCGAGAATACATACGCGCATTGGTTAAACAATATTCGTGATTGGAATATCTCTCGCCAATTATGGTGGGGACAACAAATTCCAGCGTATTATTATGGTGATGGAAAAGAAGATTTCGTAGTTGCAGAAAACATCGAAGACGCATTAAAATTAGCACAAGAAAGAACCTCTAACAATTCACTTCAAACATCTGACTTGAAACAGGATGTTGATGCATTAGATACCTGGTTTTCATCTTGGCTTTGGCCGATGTCAGTTTTTGGTGGAATCATGGATCCGGAAAGTGCAGATTATAAATACTATTATCCAACAAACGACTTGGTTACAGGTCCGGATATTTTATTCTTCTGGGTTGCCAGAATGATTATCGCAGGTTACGAATATGCTGGAGAAAAACCATTTACAAATGTGTATTTAACAGGTTTAGTACGTGATAAACAACGTCGTAAAATGTCTAAATCATTAGGGAATTCTCCTGATCCTTTAGACTTGATCGAAAAATTTGGTGCAGACGGAGTTCGTGTAGGATTGCTTTTGAGTGCTTCTGCAGGAAACGATATTATGTTTGATGAAGAATTATGTAATCAAGGAAAAGCGTTTTCTAATAAAATATGGAATGCCTTTAAATTGATTAAAGGATGGGAAGTTTCTGAAACTATCGCACAACCGGAATCATCAAAAGTAGCAATCGAATGGTATGAAGCTAAGTTGCAGCAAACATTGGTTGATATTGAAGATAATTTTGAGAAATACAGAATTTCAGATTCATTAATGGCGATTTACAAATTGGTTTGGGATGATTTCTGTTCTTGGTTTTTAGAAATGATCAAACCAGCGTATCAACAACCAATTGATAAAGCAACGTTTGATAAAGCGATCGAAATGTTAGAAAGCAACTTGAAATTGTTACATCCTTTCATGCCTTTCTTGACAGAAGAAATTTGGCATTTAATTGCTGACAGAACGCCAGAAGAAGCATTAATTGTTTCGACTTGGCCAGAATTAAGACCTTTTAATGCAAGTTTAATTTCTGATTTCGAAAGTACAATCGAAGTAATCTCTGGAATTAGAACGATCAGAAAAGATAAAAATATTCCGTTTAAAGATGCTATCGAATTAAAAGCAATCAATAGCGAGAATATCACAACTTATTTTGATACAATCGTAACGAAATTGGGTAATATCTCAGCTTTCGAATATGTTTCAGCTAAAGTTGACGGTGCGTTATCTTTCCGTGTAAAATCAAATGAATATTTCATTCCGATTTCAGGAAACATCAACGTTAAAGAAGAAATTACAAAACTTACTGCAGAGTTAGTTTACACACAAGGTTTCTTAAAATCAGTTCAGGCAAAATTATCAAACGAGAAATTTGTTGCCGGAGCGCCAGAAAAAGTTTTGGCTAATGAAAAACAAAAAGAAGCCGATGCTTTAGCAAAAATTGCTACAATCGAGCAAAGTATTTCTGGTTTGAAATAA
- a CDS encoding APC family permease: MSDSRKNQLQKSLGLSFNIAVLIGGTIGVGILRTPGTIASMLDNYWLIIASWLFGGLFVLIGANSYAELATMLPKAGGSYNYIKRAFGNYAGFLSGWFDYITNAIPPAFYCIVISEYIIILFPDLKNYSTEMAISLLIAFVLLHVSGVKNGSTIQQITSFLKVICFFALVVACFMYSGVKLAPIPKDNTAVQIGLLFGFFKSLQLIIGTYNGWNSVCFFAEENDNPGKNIPKSLYSGVLLVIAIYILINVAFFYVLPVENVAKSNLAAADVANIIFGKNGAIIVTVISIFSLISILNAFMMIPPRILYGLSRDGFFIEKGTTVNKGGTPIVALLVSSLFSLFLICIGSFEVLFSFAAFTSIIVWGLAYCSLIKLRKSEPDLPRPYRSAWYPWTTVIAIIASLALLIGFIFSDPKSFIIIVGITLISYPLFLILKRRN, translated from the coding sequence ATGTCGGATTCCAGGAAAAACCAATTACAAAAAAGTCTCGGATTAAGTTTTAATATCGCTGTTTTGATTGGAGGAACAATTGGCGTTGGAATTTTAAGAACTCCCGGAACAATTGCGTCCATGTTAGACAATTATTGGCTTATTATTGCATCTTGGCTTTTTGGCGGATTGTTTGTCTTAATTGGTGCAAATTCTTATGCCGAACTGGCTACAATGCTTCCTAAAGCCGGAGGATCTTACAATTATATCAAAAGAGCTTTTGGCAATTATGCCGGATTTCTTTCGGGTTGGTTTGATTATATTACCAATGCTATTCCGCCTGCTTTTTACTGTATTGTAATAAGTGAATATATTATAATTTTATTTCCCGATCTTAAAAACTATTCGACCGAAATGGCGATTTCTCTCTTAATTGCCTTTGTTTTATTACATGTAAGCGGCGTAAAAAACGGAAGCACAATCCAGCAAATTACCAGTTTCTTAAAAGTGATTTGTTTTTTTGCTTTGGTAGTCGCTTGTTTTATGTATTCGGGTGTAAAATTGGCTCCAATTCCAAAAGACAATACTGCGGTTCAAATTGGTTTATTATTTGGATTTTTCAAATCACTTCAACTTATCATTGGAACTTATAACGGCTGGAATAGCGTTTGCTTTTTTGCGGAAGAAAATGACAATCCGGGCAAGAATATTCCAAAATCATTATATAGCGGCGTTTTACTGGTAATCGCAATTTATATTTTAATAAATGTTGCCTTCTTTTATGTTTTGCCTGTAGAAAATGTTGCAAAATCAAATTTGGCTGCAGCCGATGTTGCCAATATAATCTTCGGGAAAAACGGAGCAATTATCGTTACCGTAATTTCTATTTTTTCTTTGATTAGTATTCTGAATGCTTTTATGATGATTCCTCCAAGAATTCTATACGGATTAAGCCGCGATGGTTTTTTTATCGAAAAAGGAACAACTGTAAACAAAGGCGGGACTCCAATTGTGGCACTTTTAGTTTCATCACTATTTAGCTTATTTCTGATTTGTATTGGTTCATTTGAAGTTCTGTTTTCATTTGCTGCCTTCACTTCGATTATCGTTTGGGGATTAGCCTATTGTTCCCTTATAAAACTAAGAAAATCAGAACCTGATTTGCCACGACCTTATCGCTCTGCTTGGTATCCCTGGACAACTGTTATTGCAATTATAGCTTCATTGGCTTTATTAATTGGTTTTATATTTAGCGATCCTAAAAGCTTTATCATTATTGTTGGTATAACGTTGATTTCTTATCCTTTGTTTTTGATTTTAAAAAGAAGAAATTAA
- a CDS encoding OmpA family protein → MKKLLVIIFVFSIQFINAQNQELVRAKKFFDRTYYAEAITLYEKLAEEKPSQEVIKNLADSYYYTNDLIKAQRYYRLLAKNYGNDLSKDYYYRYAQTLKATNSYDDANTVLREYYTKFGKPEDITNFENEVKILENVSAIGKRFEINNLAINTPNSEFGAVKYKDNLVFAGVKLKPGLFDKKYKWDNETYLNIVKVPIQSINSTEAPITYFADELKTGMHESNAVFTKDGKTIYFTRNNSKNGRKKKNDQKISNLQIFKAELVEGKWTNLVSLPFNSPNYSVEHPALSPDEKVLYFASDMPGTLGSFDIYSVNINKGAFDTPRNLGPNVNTDKREQFPFISEDNKLYFSSDGHLGYGSLDVFVSEINGNEYTKAINIGLPLNSNSDDFSFNVDSNTKEGYFASNREGGKGNDDIYTFKETKELIVEDCKQYIAGTITDINTNLVLENATVILQDSDKKALNTITTGSDGKFSFTVVCESSYTIVAFKEKYTNESRNLVIGNVRYATNDGSLALKSLDAIKLEEKQNAENKRKQEIIIEEENKKKEALKLVALKEATEAKKKEKVAEILKQEKDVVKDNKDRLIIKTDPIYFDYNMWYIRKESKVVLGRVVALMNKYPGMVIEIGSHTDSRGNAKYNEELSQKRANSTREFIIQSGINASRVTAKGYGESVPIIKCKTDDSCSEEEHELNRRSEFVINKL, encoded by the coding sequence ATGAAAAAACTACTCGTTATTATATTCGTATTTTCAATACAGTTTATAAATGCCCAGAATCAGGAATTGGTTAGAGCAAAGAAATTTTTTGATAGAACTTATTATGCCGAAGCCATTACATTATATGAAAAATTGGCCGAAGAAAAACCTTCTCAGGAAGTGATCAAAAATCTGGCAGACTCTTATTATTATACCAATGATCTAATAAAAGCGCAACGTTACTATAGACTTTTAGCTAAAAACTATGGTAATGACTTAAGCAAAGATTATTATTATCGATATGCACAGACGCTAAAAGCAACAAATAGTTATGATGATGCAAATACAGTTCTAAGAGAATATTATACAAAATTCGGCAAACCTGAAGATATTACTAATTTTGAAAATGAAGTTAAAATATTAGAAAATGTATCTGCAATTGGTAAACGATTTGAGATTAATAATCTGGCTATAAACACGCCAAATTCGGAGTTTGGAGCCGTAAAATATAAAGATAATTTGGTTTTTGCCGGAGTAAAACTAAAACCGGGATTGTTTGATAAAAAGTACAAATGGGATAATGAAACGTATCTTAATATTGTAAAAGTGCCAATTCAGAGTATTAATTCCACCGAAGCTCCAATTACTTATTTTGCCGATGAATTAAAAACCGGAATGCACGAATCAAATGCTGTTTTTACGAAAGATGGAAAAACAATTTATTTTACACGTAATAATTCTAAAAACGGAAGAAAGAAAAAGAACGATCAGAAAATTTCAAATCTTCAGATTTTTAAGGCCGAATTAGTAGAAGGAAAATGGACAAATTTAGTTTCATTACCGTTTAATAGTCCAAATTATTCTGTAGAACATCCTGCGCTAAGTCCAGACGAAAAAGTATTATACTTTGCATCTGATATGCCGGGAACATTAGGTTCATTTGATATTTATTCTGTAAATATTAATAAAGGAGCATTTGACACACCGCGAAATTTAGGTCCAAATGTTAATACAGATAAAAGAGAACAATTTCCGTTTATTTCTGAAGACAATAAACTTTATTTTTCTTCAGATGGACATTTAGGTTACGGATCACTGGATGTTTTTGTTTCCGAAATTAATGGAAATGAATATACGAAAGCAATTAATATTGGTTTACCATTAAACTCTAATTCAGATGATTTTTCGTTTAATGTTGATTCAAATACCAAAGAAGGATATTTTGCTTCAAATAGAGAAGGGGGAAAGGGGAATGATGATATTTATACATTCAAAGAAACAAAAGAGCTAATTGTAGAAGATTGCAAACAATATATCGCAGGGACAATTACAGATATAAATACCAATTTGGTTCTTGAAAATGCGACCGTAATATTGCAGGATTCGGATAAAAAAGCATTAAATACAATTACGACAGGCTCAGATGGGAAATTCAGCTTTACAGTTGTCTGCGAAAGTTCTTATACAATTGTTGCTTTTAAAGAAAAATACACCAATGAATCTAGAAATCTGGTAATTGGAAATGTAAGATATGCAACTAACGATGGTTCATTAGCACTAAAATCATTAGATGCAATTAAATTGGAAGAAAAGCAAAACGCAGAAAACAAAAGAAAGCAAGAGATTATCATAGAAGAAGAAAACAAGAAAAAAGAAGCATTAAAACTTGTTGCTTTAAAAGAAGCTACCGAAGCAAAGAAAAAGGAAAAAGTAGCTGAGATTTTAAAACAGGAAAAAGATGTTGTAAAAGACAATAAAGACCGATTAATTATAAAAACTGATCCTATTTATTTTGATTACAATATGTGGTATATCCGAAAAGAATCTAAAGTAGTTTTGGGACGAGTTGTAGCTTTGATGAATAAATATCCGGGAATGGTTATCGAAATTGGTTCACATACAGATTCACGCGGAAATGCAAAGTATAATGAAGAACTGTCTCAAAAAAGAGCAAATTCGACCAGAGAATTTATCATTCAGTCTGGTATAAATGCCAGTAGAGTTACTGCTAAAGGTTATGGAGAATCTGTGCCAATTATAAAATGTAAAACAGATGATTCCTGTTCAGAAGAAGAACACGAGTTAAACAGACGAAGTGAATTTGTAATTAATAAGTTGTAA
- a CDS encoding DUF1573 domain-containing protein has product MKNVATFIVIALFCTIGYAQNGPKIEFAATDNTIDYGKISKGDNGVRSFEFTNTGDAPLLITGAESTVSSIVVTKPAAAILPGKKGKIDVKYNMVSGPIRKTITVETNAVNYPDGRVALKIKGEVL; this is encoded by the coding sequence ATGAAAAATGTTGCCACTTTTATTGTAATCGCATTGTTTTGCACAATTGGTTATGCTCAAAACGGCCCAAAAATTGAATTTGCTGCCACAGACAACACAATTGATTATGGAAAAATTTCTAAGGGTGATAATGGAGTTCGCTCTTTTGAATTTACAAACACCGGAGATGCGCCTCTATTAATTACCGGAGCAGAATCTACAGTAAGCTCAATTGTCGTTACAAAACCAGCAGCAGCTATTTTGCCTGGTAAAAAAGGAAAAATTGATGTAAAATACAATATGGTTTCCGGTCCTATTCGTAAAACAATTACCGTTGAGACCAACGCCGTTAACTACCCTGATGGTAGAGTTGCCTTAAAAATTAAAGGCGAAGTTTTATAA
- a CDS encoding gliding motility-associated C-terminal domain-containing protein → MVKNYNNFLRVFLLLVFISIFPSAIYAQCAGDDSSFSVCDLPNNANKTIDLFTKLNGTPVAGGVWTDDDDSRGLDIATGILNAQVIRNSGVYHYTYTVTGVAGCTDNSATIEVVIGGYSGVSSNLIVCSDVKTYNLFQAFNGIFLGPQSNGQWHDDTKGINVGSTVNVEDLEGDFPFTYTMPARGICPAMSSTSIITVKRAPKSGDARALSLCASNGLTSYTNYDLNNLLSGQDAGGTWSDPSVTGELSSPEDHFVDVQNIYNKFGEGDYYFTYKVLSKNTICGNAQSTVRIHLEKTLDFTGAVVQVNSDICETEIPTALYSVTITRGNAVIPNGTYSIIYNISGPRSGTETIRANFTNGVLIFPIDASYFQQVGRFNVTILSILSVNSLGLCRNIINNLSDELVIYAIPDLEGASITPATVCQNDDATIQITGAAKLADGQYDVVYKISGANTASSQIARLTFVGGVSNDFVIPGFFNQKTGTSVVTITAITHVISQCVNSADLKGDILINPLPNASTLRLQVNDVCFGAHVLVSVSGLGTLTDVTLSYTLSGSNTATTQTVVLTTTNGNASFIIPANLLINAGATTISVVKLTNNITTCSIDVSGAADTFSLKPIPVAPTATNQEFCKSDKATIASLEPKGTQYSWYDSATATTPLVSTYLLKEENYYLRETTLNCISDPTMITVTLNIPSAPILSGAPEFCGLDNPTLADLSNKMDSPSTVVWYDASINGNLLPPSTPLVDKRIYYGFELTSGAKCLSEESIPVTVSLIDCDSPQYPFFVPDGFSPNGDGVNDTFTIPDIDFLYPEYKLEIFNRYGNGMYKGFKNKPAWDGINYEQSGIGGGIAPNGVYFYILYFNKDNKPPQQGRLYLNR, encoded by the coding sequence ATGGTCAAAAACTACAATAATTTCTTACGAGTATTTTTGTTATTAGTTTTTATATCAATTTTTCCTTCTGCAATTTACGCACAATGTGCGGGTGATGATAGTTCGTTTTCAGTTTGTGATTTACCAAATAATGCAAATAAGACAATAGATTTATTTACAAAATTAAATGGTACACCGGTCGCAGGCGGAGTTTGGACAGACGATGATGATTCTCGAGGTTTAGATATAGCAACTGGTATTTTAAATGCACAAGTTATTCGTAACAGTGGAGTTTATCATTATACTTACACAGTTACAGGAGTAGCTGGTTGTACAGATAATTCTGCCACAATTGAAGTTGTTATTGGAGGATATTCTGGTGTTAGTTCTAATTTGATTGTTTGTAGTGATGTAAAAACATATAATCTTTTTCAGGCATTTAATGGTATTTTTTTAGGGCCACAATCAAACGGACAATGGCATGATGATACTAAAGGTATAAATGTAGGATCGACTGTTAATGTCGAGGATTTAGAAGGAGATTTTCCATTTACATATACAATGCCTGCAAGAGGTATTTGTCCGGCAATGTCATCGACATCAATAATTACCGTTAAAAGAGCTCCAAAATCCGGAGATGCTCGTGCTTTATCTTTATGCGCAAGCAATGGATTGACAAGTTATACCAACTATGATCTAAATAATTTACTTAGCGGACAAGATGCTGGTGGTACTTGGAGCGATCCCAGTGTTACAGGAGAACTATCGTCGCCAGAAGATCATTTTGTGGATGTACAAAACATCTACAACAAATTTGGTGAAGGAGATTATTACTTTACATATAAAGTCCTTTCTAAAAATACTATTTGTGGTAATGCACAATCAACAGTAAGAATTCATCTGGAGAAAACGCTTGATTTTACTGGTGCGGTGGTACAAGTTAATTCGGATATTTGTGAAACTGAAATTCCTACTGCCCTATATTCTGTTACTATTACAAGAGGTAATGCTGTTATACCAAATGGTACATATTCTATCATTTATAACATTTCAGGACCAAGATCAGGCACGGAAACAATTAGAGCAAATTTCACAAATGGAGTTCTTATATTTCCAATTGACGCGAGTTATTTTCAACAAGTAGGTCGTTTTAATGTAACAATTTTAAGTATACTTTCAGTAAATAGTTTAGGATTATGCCGTAACATTATAAATAATCTATCAGATGAATTGGTTATTTATGCAATTCCGGATTTGGAAGGGGCAAGTATAACGCCTGCAACTGTTTGTCAAAATGACGATGCAACTATTCAAATCACTGGAGCGGCAAAACTTGCAGATGGTCAATATGATGTTGTTTATAAAATTTCCGGAGCCAATACCGCTTCATCACAAATTGCGAGATTAACATTTGTAGGAGGTGTTTCAAATGATTTTGTCATTCCGGGTTTTTTCAATCAAAAAACTGGAACTTCTGTTGTAACGATTACAGCAATTACGCATGTAATTTCACAATGTGTTAATAGTGCAGACCTAAAAGGTGATATTTTAATAAATCCATTACCCAATGCTTCAACATTGAGATTGCAGGTAAATGATGTCTGCTTTGGAGCCCATGTTTTAGTTTCGGTTTCAGGACTGGGAACTCTTACGGATGTTACATTATCATATACACTTTCAGGAAGTAATACCGCTACAACGCAAACAGTAGTATTGACTACCACAAATGGAAATGCAAGTTTTATAATTCCTGCCAATTTACTTATAAATGCAGGGGCGACAACAATTTCTGTCGTAAAATTAACCAATAATATAACCACTTGTAGCATTGATGTAAGTGGCGCAGCAGATACCTTTTCTCTAAAACCTATTCCGGTTGCGCCAACAGCAACAAATCAGGAATTTTGTAAATCTGATAAAGCTACAATTGCAAGCTTAGAACCAAAAGGAACGCAATATTCCTGGTATGATTCTGCAACAGCAACAACTCCTCTTGTGAGTACTTATTTATTAAAAGAAGAAAATTATTATTTGAGAGAGACTACGTTAAACTGTATTTCTGATCCTACAATGATAACTGTTACATTGAATATTCCTAGTGCGCCAATATTAAGCGGTGCTCCGGAATTCTGCGGACTAGATAATCCAACTCTTGCAGATTTATCTAATAAAATGGATTCGCCTTCGACTGTGGTTTGGTACGATGCATCAATTAATGGAAACTTACTGCCTCCATCAACACCTTTAGTAGATAAACGTATTTATTATGGATTTGAGCTAACTTCAGGTGCAAAATGTTTATCTGAGGAAAGTATTCCGGTAACGGTATCATTAATTGACTGTGATTCTCCTCAATATCCTTTCTTTGTTCCAGATGGATTTTCTCCAAACGGAGACGGAGTCAATGATACTTTTACTATTCCTGATATTGATTTTTTATATCCAGAATATAAACTGGAAATTTTTAATAGATATGGAAACGGAATGTATAAAGGCTTTAAAAATAAGCCGGCATGGGACGGAATAAACTATGAACAAAGTGGAATTGGCGGCGGAATAGCACCAAACGGAGTATATTTTTACATTCTCTATTTTAATAAAGACAATAAACCTCCTCAACAAGGGCGTCTTTATTTAAATCGATAA
- a CDS encoding type IX secretion system membrane protein PorP/SprF, whose protein sequence is MKKIILYITFFLSITSVSAQQDPEYTHYMYNMSVVNPAYATGVPAMMNFGGLYRSQWVGAVGAPKTFTFFGHTAISDKVEAGISFVSDDIGDGAKKENNVYADFAYVLNLGGKNKLSLGLKAGISSMQTNFNGFRFNDPGTDIAFSENINTTKPNIGIGAYYFRDNFYAGISAPNLLKSKYIEEKSGVNAFGSDNIHTFITAGYVFQLDDMWKLKPAFMTKIVKGAPLSIDLTANVLYNNKFEFGAAYRIDDSVSALFNFNVTPTLRVGYAYDYTLTNFGQFNSGTHEIMLLFDLDLLGKGFDKSPRFF, encoded by the coding sequence ATGAAAAAAATAATACTCTATATAACTTTCTTCCTCTCTATAACATCCGTTTCTGCACAGCAAGATCCGGAATACACACATTATATGTATAATATGAGTGTAGTAAATCCTGCTTATGCAACAGGAGTTCCTGCTATGATGAATTTTGGTGGCTTGTACAGATCACAATGGGTTGGCGCAGTTGGAGCACCAAAAACTTTTACCTTCTTTGGACACACGGCAATTTCTGATAAAGTCGAAGCCGGAATCTCATTTGTATCAGATGATATTGGAGATGGAGCTAAAAAAGAAAACAATGTCTATGCTGATTTTGCATACGTTTTAAATTTAGGAGGTAAAAATAAACTTTCACTAGGACTAAAAGCGGGAATATCCTCAATGCAGACCAATTTTAACGGTTTTCGATTTAATGATCCTGGTACAGACATTGCTTTCTCCGAAAATATAAATACTACAAAACCTAATATTGGAATTGGAGCTTATTATTTTAGAGATAACTTCTATGCAGGAATATCAGCACCAAATTTATTGAAATCAAAATACATCGAAGAAAAATCGGGAGTAAATGCTTTTGGATCTGATAATATACATACTTTCATAACTGCCGGATATGTTTTTCAGCTAGATGATATGTGGAAATTGAAACCGGCATTCATGACAAAAATTGTAAAAGGAGCGCCTCTTTCAATAGATCTAACAGCCAATGTTTTGTACAATAACAAATTTGAATTTGGTGCAGCTTATAGAATTGACGATTCAGTAAGTGCTTTGTTTAATTTTAATGTAACACCTACTTTAAGAGTCGGTTATGCGTATGATTATACACTTACAAATTTTGGACAGTTTAATTCGGGGACACATGAAATTATGCTGCTTTTTGATTTAGACCTATTAGGAAAAGGATTTGACAAATCACCTAGATTCTTTTAA